Proteins co-encoded in one Vigna radiata var. radiata cultivar VC1973A unplaced genomic scaffold, Vradiata_ver6 scaffold_265, whole genome shotgun sequence genomic window:
- the LOC106755154 gene encoding protein NETWORKED 2D isoform X1, whose protein sequence is MLQRAASSAYSWWWASHIRTKQSKWMEQNLHDMEEKVHAVLKLLEEEGDSFAKRAEMYYKRRPELISFVEESFRAYRSLADRYDHISTELQNANNTIASVCPDQVPYMDEDDDDSPRPKTPRKMGEGYKPNVPNVPKVPKPPVRDLKTVITAATKKLNTKKAATAAAAPKVPKSGLSRKAALQEMDKLQKEILSLQTVKEFVKSTYDNAIAKYWDTENQIKALQEKVSSLQDELGEGIAIDDEEARCLMAAAALKACQDTLSNLEVKQSISLNEAKVESKRVKEVRDKLSSLMNECNYDQTTSKGPRARRDVKEIVGTTGFDEEVEKLNQQKQEMQVLQEKIKEHFEAGSYSTLTVQDMAEKIDSLVNKVVSLETAVSSQTALVKTLRVETDELNSVVRTLENDKESLINDKAKLNEQLSDMNEKLRGVQDLNQIVAEQNSNLRTHFTEAHCNLDQISEKVQKVKPDVVSEISLPERNSSREAESEHGLKGQDALNQDSELLNDEKSNKENTATAVVDHTAISDKELKVAEEVKDNVIHNVNSDKELKVAEVAEDSVIRTVNSDKELKVGEVVKDSLIHTVNSDKELKDAEVEKDSAIPDDNPKVTSSQENDVQVTNSLQMKDEKPVEDKSQRELKEREESPDSSHSDITKSTDALKTTSEDQVIKGHSQEQGISKEDETHWQELLNGMLDREKALLSEYTNALQNYDEMKMKLADIEKKNQDALFESSLQLKELKTANALKDEEIRLLRQKLGVLQKGLEGKEDLVELTSVQPVIETNEIEEYLKAAEPDTTISAIEEKFRMSIDEILEENIIFWMNFSASFTRIHKFETAIKDLLNEVKRIEEKWKSSEGSSSAKYSLKTDAKPLYKHLAEILNELAMWLENSAMLKEELQCKFSSLCEIQEEITAALKASAEDDDFKFTSYQAAKFQGEVLNMKQENNRVADELQAGLDVVTTLQLDVEKALAKMNEKFGLSSSKKTQRSTDSNSVPLRSFIFGVKPKKQKQSIFSCMTPGMNRKYRAHKG, encoded by the exons ATGTTGCAGAGAGCTGCAAGCAGCGCGTATTCATGGTGGTGGGCTAGCCACATCAGAACAAAGCAATCAAAATGGATGGAGCAAAACCTCCACG ATATGGAGGAAAAGGTGCACGCTGTGTTGAAGCTCCTAGAGGAAGAGGGAGATTCCTTTGCGAAGAGAGCAGAAATGTATTACAAAAGGAGACCGGAACTGATAAGCTTTGTAGAAGAATCATTCAGGGCATACCGTTCTTTAGCAGATAGGTATGATCACATTTCAACAGAGTTGCAAAATGCCAACAACACCATTGCTTCAGTGTGCCCAGATCAAGTCCCATATATGGATGAGGACGATGATGATTCACCCAGACCAAAAACCCCGAGAAAAATGGGAGAAGGGTACAAACCAAATGTTCCAAATGTTCCTAAGGTTCCAAAGCCTCCAGTTAGAGATTTAAAAACTGTCATAACAGCAGCCACGAAGAAACTCAATACAAAGAAGGCAGCCACCGCAGCTGCAGCTCCAAAAGTTCCAAAATCTGGATTGAGCAGAAAGGCAGCACTTCAAGAGATGGACAAGCTGCAGAAGGAGATTCTGTCGTTGCAAACTGTGAAAGAGTTTGTGAAGAGTACTTATGACAATGCCATTGCCAAGTACTGGGATACTGAGAACCAGATCAAGGCATTACAAGAGAAAGTGTCCAGTTTGCAAGATGAACTTGGCGAAGGTATTGCTATTGATGACGAGGAAGCCCGGTGTTTGATGGCGGCAGCAGCACTTAAGGCATGCCAAGACACATTGTCAAACTTGGAAGTGAAACAGTCTATATCACTTAATGAGGCCAAAGTTGAATCTAAAAGGGTAAAGGAAGTGAGGGATAAGTTAAGTTCTCTGATGAACGAATGTAATTACGATCAAACCACTTCCAAAGGGCCAAGGGCCAGAAGAGATGTAAAAGAAATAGTAGGAACAACGGGCTTTGATGAAGAGGTGGAAAAATTGAATCAGCAGAAACAGGAGATGCAGGTATTGcaggagaaaataaaagagcatTTTGAAGCTGGGTCTTATTCAACTCTCACCGTGCAAGATATGGCAGAAAAGATTGATTCACTTGTTAACAAAGTTGTCAGCTTAGAAACAGCAGTTTCTTCCCAGACAGCTCTCGTAAAAACGTTAAGAGTAGAAACAGATGAACTTAATTCCGTAGTTCGAACTCTTGAAAATGATAAGGAAAGTTTGATCAATGATAAAGCTAAATTGAACGAGCAACTAAGTGACATGAATGAAAAGTTGCGTGGGGTACAAGATCTAAACCAAATTGTTGCAGAGCAGAATAGCAACCTCCGAACCCATTTCACTGAGGCACATTGTAATCTTGATCAAATCTCGGAGAAAGTCCAAAAGGTGAAACCAGATGTGGTCAGTGAAATATCGCTACCCGAAAGGAATTCATCAAGAGAAGCTGAATCTGAACATGGTCTAAAAGGACAAGATGCATTGAATCAAGATAGTGAGTTGTTGAACGATGAAAAGTCAAACAAGGAAAATACGGCCACTGCTGTGGTAGATCATACTGCAATTTCAGATAAGGAGCTCAAGGTTGCTGAAGAGGTAAAAGACAATGTAATTCATAATGTAAATTCTGATAAGGAGCTCAAAGTTGCTGAAGTGGCAGAAGACAGTGTAATTCGTACTGTAAATTCAGACAAGGAGCTCAAGGTTGGTGAAGTGGTAAAAGACAGTTTAATTCATACTGTAAATTCAGATAAGGAGCTCAAGGATGCCGAAGTGGAAAAAGACAGTGCAATTCCAGATGACAATCCTAAGGTCACAAGTTCACAGGAAAATGATGTTCAGGTCACCAATTCACTACAAATGAAAGATGAAAAACCAGTGGAAGACAAATCACAAAGAGAGttgaaagaaagagaggagTCCCCAGATTCTAGCCACAGTGATATTACAAAATCAACAGATGCTTTGAAAACTACTTCTGAAGATCAGGTCATCAAGGGTCATTCCCAGGAGCAAGGAATATCAAAAGAAGATGAAACTCATTGGCAGGAATTGTTGAATGGAATGCTGGATAGGGAAAAAGCTTTGCTGTCAGAATATACTAACGCTCTCCAAAATTACGATGAGATGAAGATGAAACTGGCAGatatagagaagaaaaatcaagatgCCCTCTTTGAGTCATCTTTGCAGTTGAAAGAACTGAAGACTGCAAATGCCTTGAAAGACGAAGAAATTAGACTCCTACGTCAGAAACTAGGTGTTCTGCAGAAAGGCTTGGAGGGAAAGGAGGATTTGGTAGAGTTAACTTCAGTGCAGCCTGTAATAGAGACAAATGAAATTGAGGAATATTTGAAAGCTGCAGAACCTGATACTACGATATCGGCCATTGAAGAGAAGTTCCGGATGAGCATTGACGAAATTCTAGAGGAGAACATAATTTTCTGGATGAATTTCAGTGCTTCTTTTACCAGGATTCACAAGTTTGAGACCGCTATAAAAGATTTGCTGAACGAGGTAAAAAGAATTGAGGAGAAATGGAAATCATCAGAAGGAAGTAGTAGTGCAAAATATTCTTTGAAAACAGATGCAAAACCGCTTTATAAACACCTTGCAGAGATTCTAAATGAACTAGCAATGTGGTTGGAAAACAGTGCTATGTTGAAGGAAGAACTTCAATGTAAATTCTCGTCTCTGTGTGAAATCCAAGAAGAGATAACCGCGGCACTGAAAGCAAGTGCTGAAGATGACGACTTCAAGTTCACCAGCTATCAAGCAGCCAAATTCCAAGGTGAGGTTTTGAACATGAAACAAGAGAACAACAGAGTTGCTGATGAACTTCAAGCAGGTCTAGATGTAGTAACAACTCTCCAACTTGATGTTGAGAAGGCTCTTGCAAAGATGAATGAGAAATTTGGACTCTCTAGTTCTAAGAAAACCCAGAGAAGTACAGATTCAAACTCAGTACCTCTGAGGTCATTTATCTTTGGTGTCAaaccaaagaaacaaaaacagtcAATCTTCTCCTGCATGACCCCTGGAATGAATAGGAAATACCGTGCTCACAAAGGATAA
- the LOC106755154 gene encoding protein NETWORKED 2D isoform X2 has product MEEKVHAVLKLLEEEGDSFAKRAEMYYKRRPELISFVEESFRAYRSLADRYDHISTELQNANNTIASVCPDQVPYMDEDDDDSPRPKTPRKMGEGYKPNVPNVPKVPKPPVRDLKTVITAATKKLNTKKAATAAAAPKVPKSGLSRKAALQEMDKLQKEILSLQTVKEFVKSTYDNAIAKYWDTENQIKALQEKVSSLQDELGEGIAIDDEEARCLMAAAALKACQDTLSNLEVKQSISLNEAKVESKRVKEVRDKLSSLMNECNYDQTTSKGPRARRDVKEIVGTTGFDEEVEKLNQQKQEMQVLQEKIKEHFEAGSYSTLTVQDMAEKIDSLVNKVVSLETAVSSQTALVKTLRVETDELNSVVRTLENDKESLINDKAKLNEQLSDMNEKLRGVQDLNQIVAEQNSNLRTHFTEAHCNLDQISEKVQKVKPDVVSEISLPERNSSREAESEHGLKGQDALNQDSELLNDEKSNKENTATAVVDHTAISDKELKVAEEVKDNVIHNVNSDKELKVAEVAEDSVIRTVNSDKELKVGEVVKDSLIHTVNSDKELKDAEVEKDSAIPDDNPKVTSSQENDVQVTNSLQMKDEKPVEDKSQRELKEREESPDSSHSDITKSTDALKTTSEDQVIKGHSQEQGISKEDETHWQELLNGMLDREKALLSEYTNALQNYDEMKMKLADIEKKNQDALFESSLQLKELKTANALKDEEIRLLRQKLGVLQKGLEGKEDLVELTSVQPVIETNEIEEYLKAAEPDTTISAIEEKFRMSIDEILEENIIFWMNFSASFTRIHKFETAIKDLLNEVKRIEEKWKSSEGSSSAKYSLKTDAKPLYKHLAEILNELAMWLENSAMLKEELQCKFSSLCEIQEEITAALKASAEDDDFKFTSYQAAKFQGEVLNMKQENNRVADELQAGLDVVTTLQLDVEKALAKMNEKFGLSSSKKTQRSTDSNSVPLRSFIFGVKPKKQKQSIFSCMTPGMNRKYRAHKG; this is encoded by the coding sequence ATGGAGGAAAAGGTGCACGCTGTGTTGAAGCTCCTAGAGGAAGAGGGAGATTCCTTTGCGAAGAGAGCAGAAATGTATTACAAAAGGAGACCGGAACTGATAAGCTTTGTAGAAGAATCATTCAGGGCATACCGTTCTTTAGCAGATAGGTATGATCACATTTCAACAGAGTTGCAAAATGCCAACAACACCATTGCTTCAGTGTGCCCAGATCAAGTCCCATATATGGATGAGGACGATGATGATTCACCCAGACCAAAAACCCCGAGAAAAATGGGAGAAGGGTACAAACCAAATGTTCCAAATGTTCCTAAGGTTCCAAAGCCTCCAGTTAGAGATTTAAAAACTGTCATAACAGCAGCCACGAAGAAACTCAATACAAAGAAGGCAGCCACCGCAGCTGCAGCTCCAAAAGTTCCAAAATCTGGATTGAGCAGAAAGGCAGCACTTCAAGAGATGGACAAGCTGCAGAAGGAGATTCTGTCGTTGCAAACTGTGAAAGAGTTTGTGAAGAGTACTTATGACAATGCCATTGCCAAGTACTGGGATACTGAGAACCAGATCAAGGCATTACAAGAGAAAGTGTCCAGTTTGCAAGATGAACTTGGCGAAGGTATTGCTATTGATGACGAGGAAGCCCGGTGTTTGATGGCGGCAGCAGCACTTAAGGCATGCCAAGACACATTGTCAAACTTGGAAGTGAAACAGTCTATATCACTTAATGAGGCCAAAGTTGAATCTAAAAGGGTAAAGGAAGTGAGGGATAAGTTAAGTTCTCTGATGAACGAATGTAATTACGATCAAACCACTTCCAAAGGGCCAAGGGCCAGAAGAGATGTAAAAGAAATAGTAGGAACAACGGGCTTTGATGAAGAGGTGGAAAAATTGAATCAGCAGAAACAGGAGATGCAGGTATTGcaggagaaaataaaagagcatTTTGAAGCTGGGTCTTATTCAACTCTCACCGTGCAAGATATGGCAGAAAAGATTGATTCACTTGTTAACAAAGTTGTCAGCTTAGAAACAGCAGTTTCTTCCCAGACAGCTCTCGTAAAAACGTTAAGAGTAGAAACAGATGAACTTAATTCCGTAGTTCGAACTCTTGAAAATGATAAGGAAAGTTTGATCAATGATAAAGCTAAATTGAACGAGCAACTAAGTGACATGAATGAAAAGTTGCGTGGGGTACAAGATCTAAACCAAATTGTTGCAGAGCAGAATAGCAACCTCCGAACCCATTTCACTGAGGCACATTGTAATCTTGATCAAATCTCGGAGAAAGTCCAAAAGGTGAAACCAGATGTGGTCAGTGAAATATCGCTACCCGAAAGGAATTCATCAAGAGAAGCTGAATCTGAACATGGTCTAAAAGGACAAGATGCATTGAATCAAGATAGTGAGTTGTTGAACGATGAAAAGTCAAACAAGGAAAATACGGCCACTGCTGTGGTAGATCATACTGCAATTTCAGATAAGGAGCTCAAGGTTGCTGAAGAGGTAAAAGACAATGTAATTCATAATGTAAATTCTGATAAGGAGCTCAAAGTTGCTGAAGTGGCAGAAGACAGTGTAATTCGTACTGTAAATTCAGACAAGGAGCTCAAGGTTGGTGAAGTGGTAAAAGACAGTTTAATTCATACTGTAAATTCAGATAAGGAGCTCAAGGATGCCGAAGTGGAAAAAGACAGTGCAATTCCAGATGACAATCCTAAGGTCACAAGTTCACAGGAAAATGATGTTCAGGTCACCAATTCACTACAAATGAAAGATGAAAAACCAGTGGAAGACAAATCACAAAGAGAGttgaaagaaagagaggagTCCCCAGATTCTAGCCACAGTGATATTACAAAATCAACAGATGCTTTGAAAACTACTTCTGAAGATCAGGTCATCAAGGGTCATTCCCAGGAGCAAGGAATATCAAAAGAAGATGAAACTCATTGGCAGGAATTGTTGAATGGAATGCTGGATAGGGAAAAAGCTTTGCTGTCAGAATATACTAACGCTCTCCAAAATTACGATGAGATGAAGATGAAACTGGCAGatatagagaagaaaaatcaagatgCCCTCTTTGAGTCATCTTTGCAGTTGAAAGAACTGAAGACTGCAAATGCCTTGAAAGACGAAGAAATTAGACTCCTACGTCAGAAACTAGGTGTTCTGCAGAAAGGCTTGGAGGGAAAGGAGGATTTGGTAGAGTTAACTTCAGTGCAGCCTGTAATAGAGACAAATGAAATTGAGGAATATTTGAAAGCTGCAGAACCTGATACTACGATATCGGCCATTGAAGAGAAGTTCCGGATGAGCATTGACGAAATTCTAGAGGAGAACATAATTTTCTGGATGAATTTCAGTGCTTCTTTTACCAGGATTCACAAGTTTGAGACCGCTATAAAAGATTTGCTGAACGAGGTAAAAAGAATTGAGGAGAAATGGAAATCATCAGAAGGAAGTAGTAGTGCAAAATATTCTTTGAAAACAGATGCAAAACCGCTTTATAAACACCTTGCAGAGATTCTAAATGAACTAGCAATGTGGTTGGAAAACAGTGCTATGTTGAAGGAAGAACTTCAATGTAAATTCTCGTCTCTGTGTGAAATCCAAGAAGAGATAACCGCGGCACTGAAAGCAAGTGCTGAAGATGACGACTTCAAGTTCACCAGCTATCAAGCAGCCAAATTCCAAGGTGAGGTTTTGAACATGAAACAAGAGAACAACAGAGTTGCTGATGAACTTCAAGCAGGTCTAGATGTAGTAACAACTCTCCAACTTGATGTTGAGAAGGCTCTTGCAAAGATGAATGAGAAATTTGGACTCTCTAGTTCTAAGAAAACCCAGAGAAGTACAGATTCAAACTCAGTACCTCTGAGGTCATTTATCTTTGGTGTCAaaccaaagaaacaaaaacagtcAATCTTCTCCTGCATGACCCCTGGAATGAATAGGAAATACCGTGCTCACAAAGGATAA